The segment ATTATTTGCGACCATTCACCCGAAAGTGGGCTCTACACACTGGTGCCCACCCCGAAAGTGGTGGAGAAAAACAGTTTTCCAAGAAAACTATCTGAAACAGGTCTCTATGCGGTTGTCAGCAAAAACCAAGTGCAGCCGGGTGCCATTCCCTATTCGGTGAACGCACCGTTCTGGTCGGATGGTATGTACAAAGACCGGTTTTTAATTCTCCCGCCGGAAACGAAGATCGATTACAAAGCACAAGGAAGCTGGAATTTTCCTGAAAAAACGGTGATTGTGAAAAATTTTGCGATGGAACTGCCAAATGGCCATCGGAAATGGCTGGAAACCCGTTTCATGACCAAACAGCAAGGTCAATGGGTGGGTTATAGTTATCGTTGGAACGAAGCGGGTACGGATGCAGACCTGGTGGATGCTGCTGGATTAGATGTTAACTACGATCTGGTTGGTGAAAAAGAGAAAAAATCGGTGGTCTGGCACTATCCAAGCCGCACGGAGTGCCTGGTATGCCACAGTCGGGCCGCAAACTTTGTTTTGGGATTGTCGACGGCACAACTGAACCGCACCCACGATTATGGCACGTGCACTGACAATCAATTACAGGTTTTTGAACATTTGCAACTGCTGAACGGTTTGGAATGGACGAATAGTGCCAGGGAGCAGATCAAGGCACGTGGCAGTGCGAAGGCTTATCTGGTAAGGACTTAGACGCCTATGTGCAGACGCACAGTCAGCAATCGGGTCAACGCACCACCAAAAAGGTTGAACAGTGGGCACACACACCTGAGAACATCGAAAAATTGCCGAATCCTTACGAAGCCAAATCGGCAGACCTGACCACCCGTGCTAAAGCATGGCTTCATACAAACTGTGCATCGTGCCACGTGGAAGCAGGTGGGGGAAATGCCAAAATGCAGTTGCGGTTCGATACGCCACTGGAAAAAATGAAAATTATTAATGAGAAACCGGTTCACACCAACTTTCAGGACCCACAGGCGATGCTGGTGGCACCCGGTTCTCCTGAACATTCGGTGTTGTTAAAGCGGATCAGCATTCGTGGGAAAGATCAAATGCCCCCATTGTCGACGCACGTGGTGGATGAAGCTGGCGTGAAATTAATTCGGGAATGGATTGAATCGCTACCTGTGAAGTAGTGATTGCCAGCTTTCACCAATTACGTGGGTGGCACAGGAGGTGGGGGAGGTGAAGGTGGATTGGTCACCACTGGCCCAGTATTGCCGCCGGGTGGGATGACATTACCACCGCTGTCTACAAGTAGTTCCAGTGGATTGGGTAGATTTCCTGAAGGTGGCGATTGAACAAGATTCTGAACGCCATTTTTTAGAAAATTCGAAACTCCCGGCTTGCCCACTTTCACCACCGCAGTGGTGAGGCCAGTAAAGCCAGAAAAACTAACACTCGAAGGTAAGGCACGTTCCTCAAATGCCTCAACCTGCAAACGAATGAATCCAGGTGACATAGATACTCCTGTCTGAATAATTTCTACACCACAGAATCCACTTCACGGGGAGATTCCTCAAAACCTAGACCGTCTTTTTGTTCTGTGCAGAAAAAATTGTTATAACTCGTACAAATTCACATCATTTTTCGAAAATTTTTCTGATTTTTTTGCGGCTTCGCAATTTTTTGTGCTAGCGATGTTAAGCAATTTCACATCCACCAGAATTTGTCAAATCTCTGCAAACGTGCTTTCCATTTGGGCTGAAAAGAAATCCCCATGCCGTAAAATATCCCAATGAAGTTTCTTGCATATGCCAGGTTAGTTCGCTTACCCAATGTCTTTACGGCTTTCGCCGATATTGCCGTGGGCTTTGCGGTGTTTTACGGTCTGCGCGAACCAGATCAGTCGCTACCACTCTGGTGGCATTTTGCTGCCTTGTTTCTGGCTTCGGGGTGCATTTACACTGCTGGAATGGTCTGGAATGATTTCTTCGATCTGGCAGAAGACCGGAAAACGCGTCCCAATCGACCACTGGTGCAGGGAATTATTAAAGTCCGCTCAGCTTTCATTCTGGGTAGTATTCTCTTATTGGGTGGCTGTGCCGTGGCGTTTGTCGCCAGCAACACCAGTGGATATTTTGCCATGGCCATCGCCATCGCGGTAATGGCTTACAACTACCACTTTAAACACACAAAATTTGGCCCACTCAGCATGGCCAGTTGTCGCTTTCTGAATGTGCTGTTGGGGGTATCGCTGGTGCCCACCAGTCTTGCTGATTGGCCATTGAAACTTTTTCTGGCAAGCATTGTTGGCGT is part of the Zavarzinella sp. genome and harbors:
- a CDS encoding UbiA family prenyltransferase — translated: MKFLAYARLVRLPNVFTAFADIAVGFAVFYGLREPDQSLPLWWHFAALFLASGCIYTAGMVWNDFFDLAEDRKTRPNRPLVQGIIKVRSAFILGSILLLGGCAVAFVASNTSGYFAMAIAIAVMAYNYHFKHTKFGPLSMASCRFLNVLLGVSLVPTSLADWPLKLFLASIVGVYIVGVTWFARTEEKRSNPKVLKLASGVILAALLLAVALPSMIPGNTCSWLYPYSLVAFGGYLWPAIYRAVKYPTPTNVQGAVKRLILGLVFLDAILASAFAGTLALVLVVLLIPAKLLGKWIYST